Proteins encoded within one genomic window of Apis mellifera strain DH4 linkage group LG1, Amel_HAv3.1, whole genome shotgun sequence:
- the LOC727263 gene encoding chromobox protein homolog 5: protein MRRLSMKTKHTKSETSNSNSEENGVGHLTIVDNNNEMKKGKENKNAESPRRGTPKKRPSRNRHSQKETTENSTLKSEIEDTQAVDREEENKNVGKAGPSKRLKKEDQKTSSLIKQEGNNEKEYEVEKIVSQRTIKGQRQFLVRWKGYGEDSDTWEQEKDLSCPELIEEFLAENTENEEDIKAKRLEISPKSPKNKVDKKSKKPKNNTKKQTENGKQVIASDEEKDIKDDQKEFEVEKIIEVHFKKNKTREFLIRWKGFTSADDTWEPEENLNCPELIAKFMQKVEKAKITEARELRANRPHTKRYTLTTHEHGRRLSRRNMDKQRATYHECDE from the exons ATGCGTAGATTAAGTATGAAAACTAAGCACACTAAATCTGAAACAAGTAATAGCAATTCCGAGGAAAATGGCGTCGGTCATTTAACCATAGTTGACAATAATAACGAaatgaagaaaggaaaggaaaataaaaacgcGGAATCACCGCGCAGAGGTACACCCAAAAAGCGTCCCTCGCGTAATCGTCATAGTCAGAAAGAAACAACTGAAAATTCTACTCTGAAGTCCGAAATTGAAGATACTCAAGCTGTagatcgagaagaagaaaataagaatgtCGGAAAGGCTGGTCCTAGTAAGAGACTCAAAAAAGAGGATCAAAAAACATcttctttaataaaacaagaaggaaataatgaaaaagaatatgag gTAGAAAAAATTGTGAGTCAACGTACTATCAAAGGTCAACGTCAATTTTTAGTTAGATGGAAGGGATATGGTGAAGATTCTGACACATGGGAACAAGAAAAGGATTTAAGTTGTCCAGAGTTAATAGAAGAGTTTTTAGCTGAAAATacagaaaatgaagaagatatCAAAGCTAAAAGGTTGGAGATTTCTCCAAAATCACCAAAAAATAAAGTGgacaaaaaatctaaaaaacctaaaaataatacaaaaaaacagACAGAAAAtg gtAAACAAGTAATAGCATcagatgaagaaaaagatataaaagatgatcaaaaagaatttgaagtagaaaaaattatagaagtacattttaaaaaaaataaaacaagagaatttttaattcgttggAAAGGATTTACATCAGCAGATGATACATGGGAaccagaagaaaatttaaattgtccagaattaattgcaaaatttatgcaaaaagttgaaaaagctAAAATTACAGAAGCTCGAGAACTTCGAGCAAATCGTCCTCATACAAAAAGGTACACACTAACTACACATGAGCATGGAAGGAGATTATCTCGAAGAAATATGGACAAACAaag AGCTACTTATCATGAATGTGATGAATAA
- the LOC113219001 gene encoding uncharacterized protein LOC113219001, with amino-acid sequence MCSINKSDTIKRNKSKELKSQINLNKCAHSKKLQQKMKSSIDILQNEIKESKSFVKISKSDNFSTSLKNNFDNFINCNLNNFTTEQTSVSTPKKLVSNNENIFTVSNHKSEISETYDELAILFAQYMKLQTRLCQRKYCSLKRYLKQQTQHTTRKCQIRFNYHRIYPYDQRPMCNSGNICIDTYDELKLMSTSPTERKNIYQHMFKRRKHFLNQPCILSLSNQNLTTLE; translated from the coding sequence ATGTgtagtataaataaaagtgatacaattaaaagaaacaaatcaaaagaattaaaatcgcaaataaatttaaataaatgtgcacattcaaaaaaattacaacaaaaaatgaaatcatcaatagatatattacaaaatgaaataaaagaatctaaaagttttgtaaaaatatcaaaatcagaTAATTTCAGTACttcattaaaaaacaatttcgataattttattaattgtaatttaaataattttactacaGAACAAACATCTGTTTCTACACctaaaaaattagtttctaataatgaaaatatttttactgtaTCAAATCATAAATCAGAAATAAGTGAAACCTATGATGAATTAGCAATATTATTTGCACAATATATGAAACTTCAAACTCGATTGtgtcaaagaaaatattgttctttaaaacgatatttaaaacaacAAACACAACATACTACAAGGAAATgtcaaataagatttaattatcatcGTATATATCCTTATGATCAAAGACCAATGTGCAATAgtggaaatatatgtatagatacatatgatgaattaaaattgatgtcTACATCACcaacagaaagaaagaatatttaccAACATatgtttaaaagaagaaagcattttttaaatcagcCATGcattttatctctctctaaTCAAAATCTTACAACacttgaatga
- the LOC725383 gene encoding 60S ribosomal protein L38 encodes MPREIKEIKDFLLKARRKDAKSVKIKKNADNVKFKVRCSRFLYTLVITDKEKAEKLKQSLPPGLQVKEVKRSERM; translated from the exons ATG ccacgagaaatcaaagaaatcaaagattttcttttgaaagcCAGAAGGAAAGATGCAAAAT ctgtgaaaatcaagaaaaatgcCGACAACGTTAAATTCAAGGTTCGATGTTCACGATTCTTATATACTCTTGTTATTACAGACAAAGAAAAAGCAGAAAAATTGAAGCAATCATTACCTCcag gtcTTCAagtaaaagaagtaaaaagaaGTGAACGTATGTAA
- the LOC551546 gene encoding BAG family molecular chaperone regulator 2 translates to MDSPLPHIMESADCDGLTKPKDRLFSLLDQIEVHVEQLRKDAWRLEEERDTLLTTLDTLRNNEILSALEETDKDDVLRYAERLSMRCLTVDVLVKIQRDQIQEEALHQVNGLIDSLVVGLRNDPAGTRQRCASFMNACTSQNVGNSDKNFETAILGCTMDDQKRIKKRLQGLLDYIDKMHTIQLL, encoded by the exons atggatagtCCATTACCACATATTATGGAAAGTGCAGATTGTGATGGTTTAACAAAACCAAAAGACAGGTTATTCAGCCTTCTTGATCAGATCGAAGTACATGTAGAACAATTGAGAAAAGATGCTTGGAGactcgaagaagaaagggatACTCTCTTAACAACCTTAGATACTCTTAGAAACAATGAAATTCTTAGTGCATTAGAAGAGA ctgACAAAGATGATGTGCTGAGATATGCTGAAAGATTGTCTATGCGATGTTTAACAGTTGATGTATTGGTTAAAATTCAACGTGATCAGATTCAAGAAGAAGCATTACATCAa GTAAATGGTTTAATTGATAGTTTAGTTGTTGGTCTTCGTAATGATCCAGCTGGAACTCGACAACGTTGTGCATCTTTTATGAATGCTTGTACCTCACAAAATGTTGGgaattctgataaaaattttgaaacagcAATTCTTGGATGTACTATGGATGAtcaaaaacgaataaaaaaaagattacaaggattattagattatattgataaaatgcaCACAATTCAATTACTATGA
- the LOC410157 gene encoding ras-related protein Rab-23 isoform X6, protein MIQRFCKGTYTRDYKKTIGVDFLERQIEVDGEDVRLMLWDTAGQEEFDAITAAYYRGAHACVLAYSATDRDSFDAIPSWKQKVKNECGEIPTVLVQNKMDLVDQCVIDLDEAERLGHILGCKLLRTSVKEDVGVMSVFRHLASRCLHEMRRCDDDYQDDLRLYSAGPRSPSVIIGAFSPNGSTCSRSMGNGTIVLRSGAKTKNHKKRNFVKNACRLL, encoded by the exons ATGATCCAAAGATTTTGTAAAGGTACTTACACAAGGGATTATAAAAAGACGATTGGTGTGGATTTTTTGGAACGGCAGATCga AGTGGATGGAGAGGATGTAAGACTGATGCTATGGGATACTGCTGGTCAAGAGGAATTCGACGCAATCACTGCGGCTTATTATCGCGGCGCCCATGCCTGCGTCCTCGCTTATTCAGCGACCGACAGAGATTCCTTCGACGCCATTCCTTCGTGGAAACAGAAG gTGAAAAATGAGTGCGGTGAAATTCCCACGGTTCTTGTACAAAATAAGATGGACCTTGTTGATCAATGTGTCATTGATTT AGATGAAGCTGAGAGGCTTGGTCATATCCTAGGTTGTAAACTTTTAAGAACATCAGTGAAAGAAGATGTCGGAGTTATGAGCGTTTTCCGGCATTTGGCGTCACGATGTCTTCATGAAATGCGTCGTTGTGATGACGATTATCAGGACGATTTAAGATTATACTCTGCCGGACCTAGATCTCCTTCTGTAATAA tagGCGCATTTAGTCCAAATGGATCCACATGTAGTCGGAGTATGGGGAATGGTACCATAGTTTTGCGGTCAGGAGCCAAAACAAAGAATCATAAGAAaaggaattttgtaaaaaatgctTGTAGATTGCTTTAG
- the LOC410157 gene encoding ras-related protein Rab-23 isoform X1, with amino-acid sequence MREEELEISLKVVIVGNGAVGKSSMIQRFCKGTYTRDYKKTIGVDFLERQIESLRNAHVIRLNTSYRGILPDAHLLRDNRGRLFKKTLNYFLHLLSSSAMHESKKQPEKFRKSVDGEDVRLMLWDTAGQEEFDAITAAYYRGAHACVLAYSATDRDSFDAIPSWKQKVKNECGEIPTVLVQNKMDLVDQCVIDLDEAERLGHILGCKLLRTSVKEDVGVMSVFRHLASRCLHEMRRCDDDYQDDLRLYSAGPRSPSVIIGAFSPNGSTCSRSMGNGTIVLRSGAKTKNHKKRNFVKNACRLL; translated from the exons ATGCGAGAAGAAGAACTTGAGATATCACTCAAG GTGGTGATAGTAGGTAATGGAGCTGTAGGAAAATCGTCAATGATCCAAAGATTTTGTAAAGGTACTTACACAAGGGATTATAAAAAGACGATTGGTGTGGATTTTTTGGAACGGCAGATCga GTCCCTGAGAAATGCGCATGTTATTCGTCTCAACACGAGCTATCGTGGGATACTTCCTGATGCACATTTGCTCCGCGATAATCGTGGTCGCCTTTTTAAGAAGACTTTAAACTACTTTTTGCACCTTCTTTCTTCCAGCGCAATGCACGAAAGTAAAAAACAACCGGAAAAATTTCGCAAATC AGTGGATGGAGAGGATGTAAGACTGATGCTATGGGATACTGCTGGTCAAGAGGAATTCGACGCAATCACTGCGGCTTATTATCGCGGCGCCCATGCCTGCGTCCTCGCTTATTCAGCGACCGACAGAGATTCCTTCGACGCCATTCCTTCGTGGAAACAGAAG gTGAAAAATGAGTGCGGTGAAATTCCCACGGTTCTTGTACAAAATAAGATGGACCTTGTTGATCAATGTGTCATTGATTT AGATGAAGCTGAGAGGCTTGGTCATATCCTAGGTTGTAAACTTTTAAGAACATCAGTGAAAGAAGATGTCGGAGTTATGAGCGTTTTCCGGCATTTGGCGTCACGATGTCTTCATGAAATGCGTCGTTGTGATGACGATTATCAGGACGATTTAAGATTATACTCTGCCGGACCTAGATCTCCTTCTGTAATAA tagGCGCATTTAGTCCAAATGGATCCACATGTAGTCGGAGTATGGGGAATGGTACCATAGTTTTGCGGTCAGGAGCCAAAACAAAGAATCATAAGAAaaggaattttgtaaaaaatgctTGTAGATTGCTTTAG
- the LOC410157 gene encoding ras-related protein Rab-23 isoform X2 has product MREEELEISLKVVIVGNGAVGKSSMIQRFCKGTYTRDYKKTIGVDFLERQIESLRNAHVIRLNTSYRGILPDAHLLRDNRGRLFKKTLNYFLHLLSSSAMHESKKQPEKFRKSVDGEDVRLMLWDTAGQEEFDAITAAYYRGAHACVLAYSATDRDSFDAIPSWKQKVKNECGEIPTVLVQNKMDLVDQCVIDLDEAERLGHILGCKLLRTSVKEDVGVMSVFRHLASRCLHEMRRCDDDYQDDLRLYSAGPRSPSVISAFSPNGSTCSRSMGNGTIVLRSGAKTKNHKKRNFVKNACRLL; this is encoded by the exons ATGCGAGAAGAAGAACTTGAGATATCACTCAAG GTGGTGATAGTAGGTAATGGAGCTGTAGGAAAATCGTCAATGATCCAAAGATTTTGTAAAGGTACTTACACAAGGGATTATAAAAAGACGATTGGTGTGGATTTTTTGGAACGGCAGATCga GTCCCTGAGAAATGCGCATGTTATTCGTCTCAACACGAGCTATCGTGGGATACTTCCTGATGCACATTTGCTCCGCGATAATCGTGGTCGCCTTTTTAAGAAGACTTTAAACTACTTTTTGCACCTTCTTTCTTCCAGCGCAATGCACGAAAGTAAAAAACAACCGGAAAAATTTCGCAAATC AGTGGATGGAGAGGATGTAAGACTGATGCTATGGGATACTGCTGGTCAAGAGGAATTCGACGCAATCACTGCGGCTTATTATCGCGGCGCCCATGCCTGCGTCCTCGCTTATTCAGCGACCGACAGAGATTCCTTCGACGCCATTCCTTCGTGGAAACAGAAG gTGAAAAATGAGTGCGGTGAAATTCCCACGGTTCTTGTACAAAATAAGATGGACCTTGTTGATCAATGTGTCATTGATTT AGATGAAGCTGAGAGGCTTGGTCATATCCTAGGTTGTAAACTTTTAAGAACATCAGTGAAAGAAGATGTCGGAGTTATGAGCGTTTTCCGGCATTTGGCGTCACGATGTCTTCATGAAATGCGTCGTTGTGATGACGATTATCAGGACGATTTAAGATTATACTCTGCCGGACCTAGATCTCCTTCTGTAATAA GCGCATTTAGTCCAAATGGATCCACATGTAGTCGGAGTATGGGGAATGGTACCATAGTTTTGCGGTCAGGAGCCAAAACAAAGAATCATAAGAAaaggaattttgtaaaaaatgctTGTAGATTGCTTTAG
- the LOC410157 gene encoding ras-related protein Rab-23 isoform X4 — MREEELEISLKVVIVGNGAVGKSSMIQRFCKGTYTRDYKKTIGVDFLERQIEVDGEDVRLMLWDTAGQEEFDAITAAYYRGAHACVLAYSATDRDSFDAIPSWKQKVKNECGEIPTVLVQNKMDLVDQCVIDLDEAERLGHILGCKLLRTSVKEDVGVMSVFRHLASRCLHEMRRCDDDYQDDLRLYSAGPRSPSVIIGAFSPNGSTCSRSMGNGTIVLRSGAKTKNHKKRNFVKNACRLL; from the exons ATGCGAGAAGAAGAACTTGAGATATCACTCAAG GTGGTGATAGTAGGTAATGGAGCTGTAGGAAAATCGTCAATGATCCAAAGATTTTGTAAAGGTACTTACACAAGGGATTATAAAAAGACGATTGGTGTGGATTTTTTGGAACGGCAGATCga AGTGGATGGAGAGGATGTAAGACTGATGCTATGGGATACTGCTGGTCAAGAGGAATTCGACGCAATCACTGCGGCTTATTATCGCGGCGCCCATGCCTGCGTCCTCGCTTATTCAGCGACCGACAGAGATTCCTTCGACGCCATTCCTTCGTGGAAACAGAAG gTGAAAAATGAGTGCGGTGAAATTCCCACGGTTCTTGTACAAAATAAGATGGACCTTGTTGATCAATGTGTCATTGATTT AGATGAAGCTGAGAGGCTTGGTCATATCCTAGGTTGTAAACTTTTAAGAACATCAGTGAAAGAAGATGTCGGAGTTATGAGCGTTTTCCGGCATTTGGCGTCACGATGTCTTCATGAAATGCGTCGTTGTGATGACGATTATCAGGACGATTTAAGATTATACTCTGCCGGACCTAGATCTCCTTCTGTAATAA tagGCGCATTTAGTCCAAATGGATCCACATGTAGTCGGAGTATGGGGAATGGTACCATAGTTTTGCGGTCAGGAGCCAAAACAAAGAATCATAAGAAaaggaattttgtaaaaaatgctTGTAGATTGCTTTAG
- the LOC410157 gene encoding ras-related protein Rab-23 isoform X5, whose product MREEELEISLKVVIVGNGAVGKSSMIQRFCKGTYTRDYKKTIGVDFLERQIEVDGEDVRLMLWDTAGQEEFDAITAAYYRGAHACVLAYSATDRDSFDAIPSWKQKVKNECGEIPTVLVQNKMDLVDQCVIDLDEAERLGHILGCKLLRTSVKEDVGVMSVFRHLASRCLHEMRRCDDDYQDDLRLYSAGPRSPSVISAFSPNGSTCSRSMGNGTIVLRSGAKTKNHKKRNFVKNACRLL is encoded by the exons ATGCGAGAAGAAGAACTTGAGATATCACTCAAG GTGGTGATAGTAGGTAATGGAGCTGTAGGAAAATCGTCAATGATCCAAAGATTTTGTAAAGGTACTTACACAAGGGATTATAAAAAGACGATTGGTGTGGATTTTTTGGAACGGCAGATCga AGTGGATGGAGAGGATGTAAGACTGATGCTATGGGATACTGCTGGTCAAGAGGAATTCGACGCAATCACTGCGGCTTATTATCGCGGCGCCCATGCCTGCGTCCTCGCTTATTCAGCGACCGACAGAGATTCCTTCGACGCCATTCCTTCGTGGAAACAGAAG gTGAAAAATGAGTGCGGTGAAATTCCCACGGTTCTTGTACAAAATAAGATGGACCTTGTTGATCAATGTGTCATTGATTT AGATGAAGCTGAGAGGCTTGGTCATATCCTAGGTTGTAAACTTTTAAGAACATCAGTGAAAGAAGATGTCGGAGTTATGAGCGTTTTCCGGCATTTGGCGTCACGATGTCTTCATGAAATGCGTCGTTGTGATGACGATTATCAGGACGATTTAAGATTATACTCTGCCGGACCTAGATCTCCTTCTGTAATAA GCGCATTTAGTCCAAATGGATCCACATGTAGTCGGAGTATGGGGAATGGTACCATAGTTTTGCGGTCAGGAGCCAAAACAAAGAATCATAAGAAaaggaattttgtaaaaaatgctTGTAGATTGCTTTAG
- the LOC410157 gene encoding ras-related protein Rab-23 isoform X3, with the protein MIQRFCKGTYTRDYKKTIGVDFLERQIESLRNAHVIRLNTSYRGILPDAHLLRDNRGRLFKKTLNYFLHLLSSSAMHESKKQPEKFRKSVDGEDVRLMLWDTAGQEEFDAITAAYYRGAHACVLAYSATDRDSFDAIPSWKQKVKNECGEIPTVLVQNKMDLVDQCVIDLDEAERLGHILGCKLLRTSVKEDVGVMSVFRHLASRCLHEMRRCDDDYQDDLRLYSAGPRSPSVIIGAFSPNGSTCSRSMGNGTIVLRSGAKTKNHKKRNFVKNACRLL; encoded by the exons ATGATCCAAAGATTTTGTAAAGGTACTTACACAAGGGATTATAAAAAGACGATTGGTGTGGATTTTTTGGAACGGCAGATCga GTCCCTGAGAAATGCGCATGTTATTCGTCTCAACACGAGCTATCGTGGGATACTTCCTGATGCACATTTGCTCCGCGATAATCGTGGTCGCCTTTTTAAGAAGACTTTAAACTACTTTTTGCACCTTCTTTCTTCCAGCGCAATGCACGAAAGTAAAAAACAACCGGAAAAATTTCGCAAATC AGTGGATGGAGAGGATGTAAGACTGATGCTATGGGATACTGCTGGTCAAGAGGAATTCGACGCAATCACTGCGGCTTATTATCGCGGCGCCCATGCCTGCGTCCTCGCTTATTCAGCGACCGACAGAGATTCCTTCGACGCCATTCCTTCGTGGAAACAGAAG gTGAAAAATGAGTGCGGTGAAATTCCCACGGTTCTTGTACAAAATAAGATGGACCTTGTTGATCAATGTGTCATTGATTT AGATGAAGCTGAGAGGCTTGGTCATATCCTAGGTTGTAAACTTTTAAGAACATCAGTGAAAGAAGATGTCGGAGTTATGAGCGTTTTCCGGCATTTGGCGTCACGATGTCTTCATGAAATGCGTCGTTGTGATGACGATTATCAGGACGATTTAAGATTATACTCTGCCGGACCTAGATCTCCTTCTGTAATAA tagGCGCATTTAGTCCAAATGGATCCACATGTAGTCGGAGTATGGGGAATGGTACCATAGTTTTGCGGTCAGGAGCCAAAACAAAGAATCATAAGAAaaggaattttgtaaaaaatgctTGTAGATTGCTTTAG
- the LOC410157 gene encoding ras-related protein Rab-21 isoform X7, producing MREEELEISLKVVIVGNGAVGKSSMIQRFCKGTYTRDYKKTIGVDFLERQIESLRNAHVIRLNTSYRGILPDAHLLRDNRGRLFKKTLNYFLHLLSSSAMHESKKQPEKFRKSVDGEDVRLMLWDTAGQEEFDAITAAYYRGAHACVLAYSATDRDSFDAIPSWKQKVKNECGEIPTVLVQNKMDLVDQCVIDFIVSEMKLRGLVIS from the exons ATGCGAGAAGAAGAACTTGAGATATCACTCAAG GTGGTGATAGTAGGTAATGGAGCTGTAGGAAAATCGTCAATGATCCAAAGATTTTGTAAAGGTACTTACACAAGGGATTATAAAAAGACGATTGGTGTGGATTTTTTGGAACGGCAGATCga GTCCCTGAGAAATGCGCATGTTATTCGTCTCAACACGAGCTATCGTGGGATACTTCCTGATGCACATTTGCTCCGCGATAATCGTGGTCGCCTTTTTAAGAAGACTTTAAACTACTTTTTGCACCTTCTTTCTTCCAGCGCAATGCACGAAAGTAAAAAACAACCGGAAAAATTTCGCAAATC AGTGGATGGAGAGGATGTAAGACTGATGCTATGGGATACTGCTGGTCAAGAGGAATTCGACGCAATCACTGCGGCTTATTATCGCGGCGCCCATGCCTGCGTCCTCGCTTATTCAGCGACCGACAGAGATTCCTTCGACGCCATTCCTTCGTGGAAACAGAAG gTGAAAAATGAGTGCGGTGAAATTCCCACGGTTCTTGTACAAAATAAGATGGACCTTGTTGATCAATGTGTCATTGATTT TATTGTTTCAGAGATGAAGCTGAGAGGCTTGGTCATATCCTAG